In Numenius arquata chromosome 1, bNumArq3.hap1.1, whole genome shotgun sequence, the DNA window TTGTGGCGATCTTGGTGAGTACTGTGAAATCAAAGAGACGAGAGCACTCCCATGACCCCTATCATCAGTACATCGTTGAGGACTGGGGCGAGAAGTATAAAAGCCAGGTTCTGAATCGAGAAGACCTCAAGTGTGTGATCCATGAAAACTTGGGTGCAAGGGACAAAGCAAGCCCTGGATCACCTTAAGTTTTTGGAAATACCAGCAATGCGGAAATCATAAAGCCATAAACTCACTGGAATTACAAATAGCTGTCAAACCGTTCATTAAATTATCAGAGAGGTCAATGTG includes these proteins:
- the KCNE2 gene encoding potassium voltage-gated channel subfamily E member 2, with amino-acid sequence MTEMRNFTWAVEDIFKETFLTYMNGWRKNMTEAANKLQAKVDAENFDYVILYLMVMIGMFSFIIVAILVSTVKSKRREHSHDPYHQYIVEDWGEKYKSQVLNREDLKCVIHENLGARDKASPGSP